Proteins encoded by one window of Haladaptatus sp. ZSTT2:
- a CDS encoding thiolase domain-containing protein: MREVYLVGAGQSDFGSFPTESYRSLFKTAFEHALDSTDGELDRRRIDEAYIGTLGVGGRQLGLVGPSVTEHVGLDGTSCTRIENACAASGVALRQAILAIRAGAADTALAGGVEVMNDMSSDRTRFWLGVSGETEWERMAGTTFAGVYAQMADAHMGEHGTTREQLSHVAYKNHANGAKNPHAHLGFECSLEDAIEGTTVADPLNLYDCCPTSDGASAVLLASREVAEELTDNPIRVTGSGQASGRVGLFQRPTLTGIPATEKAAEQAYEEADCSPEDIDFAEVHDCFSIAELLAYEGLGFCEEGEAGPYIESGATMPDGERPVNLSGGLKSKGHPIGATGTGQVVEIYKQLRGEAGDRQVDGLSRGLTHNVGGSGGSVAVHVFEEGWA, from the coding sequence ATGCGAGAGGTGTATCTCGTTGGTGCGGGCCAGTCAGACTTCGGCTCGTTTCCAACTGAGTCCTATCGCTCACTGTTCAAGACGGCGTTCGAGCACGCGCTCGACTCGACCGACGGTGAGCTAGACAGACGACGTATCGACGAGGCGTACATCGGGACGCTCGGCGTTGGCGGTCGCCAACTCGGGTTGGTCGGTCCGAGCGTCACCGAACACGTGGGCCTCGATGGAACCTCGTGTACGCGCATCGAGAACGCGTGTGCGGCGAGCGGCGTGGCGCTTCGACAGGCCATTCTCGCCATCCGCGCAGGAGCCGCGGACACGGCGCTCGCGGGTGGCGTCGAAGTGATGAACGACATGAGCAGCGACCGCACGCGCTTCTGGCTCGGCGTCTCCGGCGAGACCGAGTGGGAGCGCATGGCCGGGACGACGTTCGCGGGCGTCTACGCCCAGATGGCAGACGCGCACATGGGCGAACACGGAACGACGCGCGAACAACTCTCTCACGTCGCCTACAAGAATCACGCGAATGGCGCGAAAAATCCACACGCGCACCTCGGTTTCGAGTGCTCGCTCGAAGACGCTATCGAGGGGACGACGGTCGCAGACCCGCTGAATCTCTACGACTGCTGTCCCACCTCGGATGGCGCGAGCGCAGTTCTCCTCGCCAGCCGCGAGGTCGCAGAAGAACTCACCGACAACCCGATTCGCGTGACCGGCAGCGGGCAGGCGAGCGGGCGAGTTGGACTGTTCCAGCGACCGACGCTCACGGGCATTCCCGCGACCGAAAAGGCCGCGGAACAAGCCTACGAGGAAGCAGACTGTTCGCCAGAAGACATCGACTTCGCAGAAGTCCACGACTGCTTCTCGATTGCCGAACTGCTGGCCTACGAAGGCCTTGGCTTCTGTGAAGAGGGAGAAGCCGGACCGTACATCGAATCCGGTGCGACGATGCCGGACGGGGAGCGCCCAGTAAACCTCTCTGGTGGCCTCAAGAGCAAGGGCCACCCGATTGGCGCGACCGGCACGGGCCAAGTGGTCGAAATCTACAAACAGCTCCGCGGTGAGGCGGGTGACCGACAGGTGGACGGCCTCTCAAGGGGCCTCACCCACAACGTGGGTGGCTCCGGCGGTTCGGTCGCCGTCCACGTCTTCGAGGAGGGATGGGCATGA
- a CDS encoding Zn-ribbon domain-containing OB-fold protein: MGAYVSIPTWWQQLDSRYRLVVGQCPDCEAFNFPPEGACATCASVAAFERIEPEGTGTIVAHTVIEGGAPPEFEALLEAEDAIGAVLVELDEGVRVPGMLTDCDPHEFARGDRVEAVVRKMFEQEGIVRYGAKFRPV; this comes from the coding sequence ATGGGAGCCTACGTAAGCATTCCAACCTGGTGGCAGCAACTTGATAGCCGATACCGACTCGTCGTGGGTCAGTGTCCCGACTGTGAAGCGTTCAATTTCCCGCCCGAAGGTGCGTGTGCGACGTGCGCCTCGGTCGCGGCGTTCGAGCGCATCGAACCGGAAGGTACGGGCACGATTGTCGCCCACACCGTCATCGAAGGCGGCGCACCTCCCGAATTCGAAGCACTGCTCGAAGCCGAAGACGCAATCGGTGCGGTGCTCGTCGAACTTGACGAGGGCGTCAGAGTGCCGGGCATGTTGACCGACTGCGACCCCCACGAATTCGCCCGCGGCGACCGCGTAGAAGCGGTGGTCAGAAAGATGTTCGAACAAGAAGGCATCGTCCGTTACGGCGCGAAATTCCGCCCTGTTTAG
- a CDS encoding CoA-transferase subunit beta, with product MDYTDTELMMTAAARQLEDGDSVLVGIGVPNLACNLAKRTHAPDLQMVYESGTIDSNPDSLPLSIGDPVLAAGAASIESLMGGFSYYLQAGRIDVGFLGGAQIDRRGNINSTVIGDYDNPKVRLPGSGGACEIASNVERTLIITPHQRQRFPEEVDFITSPGYIEGGREAHGLRGGPEAVITDKAVMGFEDGEMVVESLHPGVTREDVQEATGWELQFGDDVSETEPPTDEELRLIREELDPDGVYL from the coding sequence ATGGACTACACAGACACGGAACTGATGATGACGGCGGCGGCGCGACAGCTAGAAGACGGCGACTCGGTGCTCGTCGGCATCGGCGTGCCGAATCTTGCGTGTAACCTCGCAAAGCGAACCCACGCCCCTGACCTGCAGATGGTGTACGAATCAGGAACCATCGACTCGAATCCTGATTCGCTCCCGCTTTCGATTGGCGACCCCGTTCTCGCGGCGGGCGCAGCGAGCATCGAGTCGCTCATGGGTGGGTTTAGCTACTACCTCCAAGCCGGACGCATCGACGTGGGCTTTCTCGGCGGGGCGCAAATCGACCGCCGGGGCAACATCAACTCGACGGTCATCGGCGACTACGACAACCCGAAGGTGCGCCTCCCCGGAAGCGGCGGGGCCTGCGAGATTGCGAGCAACGTCGAACGCACGCTCATCATCACGCCCCACCAGCGCCAGCGCTTCCCTGAAGAAGTCGACTTCATCACGAGTCCGGGCTACATCGAAGGCGGCCGCGAAGCACACGGCCTGCGCGGCGGCCCGGAAGCCGTCATCACCGACAAAGCCGTTATGGGCTTCGAAGACGGCGAGATGGTGGTCGAATCCCTCCACCCCGGCGTCACCCGCGAGGATGTCCAAGAAGCCACGGGCTGGGAACTGCAGTTTGGAGACGACGTGAGCGAAACAGAGCCACCGACAGACGAAGAACTCAGACTCATCAGAGAGGAGTTAGACCCGGACGGGGTCTACCTCTAA
- a CDS encoding CoA transferase subunit A has product MASAISAALSDGDSIYLAGFTHLIPFAAGHEIIRQEYRDLEVIRATPDLVYDQLIAAGCVRKATFSWAGNPGVGSLRAFRRAVEDGVPNEIDLEEYSHYGTTARLYAGATGLPFIPLKTFAGSDLPKVNDNIRPVESPFSDETVYAVPPLNPDVTVVRAQRADESGNAHLWGIPGEQKEAALAAKTVILSVEEIVDESVIRSDPNRTLITADDVDFVVEEPFASHPSYAQGYYDRDNEAYIEWDDISKTHESLTEWLDEWVYGVEDRAEYVRKLSTDRVLSLGAGNNYGVPINMGGN; this is encoded by the coding sequence ATGGCTAGCGCGATCTCTGCGGCGCTATCCGATGGCGACAGCATCTATCTGGCCGGATTCACGCATCTCATTCCCTTTGCCGCCGGTCACGAAATTATCAGACAGGAGTACCGCGACTTAGAAGTCATCCGCGCGACTCCGGACCTCGTCTACGACCAACTCATCGCCGCGGGCTGTGTCCGCAAGGCAACGTTCTCGTGGGCCGGGAATCCGGGCGTTGGGAGCCTACGCGCGTTCCGCCGCGCGGTCGAAGACGGCGTTCCGAACGAAATCGACCTCGAAGAGTACAGCCACTACGGTACGACTGCCCGCCTCTACGCGGGTGCGACGGGGCTTCCGTTCATCCCGCTCAAGACGTTCGCTGGCTCCGACCTGCCGAAGGTCAACGACAACATCAGACCGGTCGAATCTCCGTTCAGCGACGAGACGGTGTACGCCGTGCCGCCACTCAATCCTGATGTGACCGTCGTCCGCGCACAGCGTGCAGACGAATCGGGGAACGCCCATCTCTGGGGCATTCCCGGCGAGCAAAAAGAGGCCGCCCTCGCCGCGAAGACGGTCATTCTGAGCGTCGAAGAAATCGTAGACGAATCGGTGATTCGCTCAGACCCGAATCGGACGCTCATCACGGCCGACGACGTTGATTTCGTCGTCGAAGAACCGTTCGCCTCCCATCCCTCGTACGCACAAGGCTACTACGACCGCGACAACGAGGCCTACATCGAGTGGGACGACATCTCGAAAACCCACGAGTCGCTCACCGAGTGGCTCGATGAGTGGGTGTACGGCGTCGAAGACAGAGCCGAGTACGTGCGCAAACTCTCGACAGACCGCGTGCTCTCGCTCGGAGCGGGCAACAACTACGGCGTGCCAATCAACATGGGTGGAAACTAA
- a CDS encoding CaiB/BaiF CoA transferase family protein produces MPLSDVRVIDCGQVIAGPLCATFLGDMGADVVKVEPPTGETYRTERRQLNGEPFSPPFELYNRNKRALALNLKHDDGLAALYDLVEVADIFVQNWPPGVAKRLGVDYDTLRELNPDLVYVHITGYGETGPMANNPGLDTLVQHLSGFAQLHGYPDSDRPPIRSQSSLADYFAAYSGALSAMGALRAADRGEGGQLVDVSLLESLAHNMDAAYEYYNNLGEKPRAGGRNAFFDPDMLYGAAAAADGYICVGLLLYSDRIWEGLCTLLDRPDLFADERYATDAGRMADAEKLTGLFEEWLSTVPTEKAVETLNAHNIPAARSQTIAEAAAMEQYAHRDTFVTIDHERFGELSLTASPLSLSRDEISIRRPAPRLGEHSRELLAELYDEETVEKLFTDGVIHESG; encoded by the coding sequence ATGCCACTCAGTGACGTCCGCGTCATAGACTGCGGACAAGTGATCGCGGGGCCGCTCTGTGCCACCTTTCTCGGAGATATGGGGGCGGACGTGGTCAAGGTCGAACCGCCCACAGGGGAGACCTATCGCACCGAACGCCGCCAACTCAATGGCGAGCCGTTCAGCCCACCGTTCGAACTCTACAACCGGAACAAACGCGCACTTGCCCTCAACCTCAAACATGATGACGGACTCGCTGCGCTCTACGACCTCGTCGAAGTGGCCGACATTTTCGTCCAGAACTGGCCGCCCGGCGTCGCAAAGCGGCTTGGCGTTGATTACGATACGCTGCGCGAGTTGAACCCGGATCTCGTCTATGTCCACATCACCGGCTACGGTGAGACAGGGCCCATGGCGAACAATCCGGGATTGGACACGCTCGTCCAACATCTCTCCGGATTCGCCCAACTCCACGGCTATCCCGACAGCGACCGGCCGCCAATCCGGTCACAGTCCTCGCTCGCAGATTACTTTGCGGCCTACAGCGGCGCGCTGAGTGCGATGGGGGCGCTCAGGGCCGCAGACCGCGGCGAAGGTGGGCAGCTAGTGGATGTATCGCTGCTCGAATCGCTCGCCCACAACATGGATGCCGCCTACGAATACTACAACAACCTTGGCGAGAAACCCCGCGCAGGCGGTCGGAATGCCTTCTTCGACCCCGACATGCTCTACGGTGCGGCCGCCGCCGCAGATGGTTACATCTGCGTGGGACTCTTGCTCTACTCAGACCGAATTTGGGAAGGGCTGTGTACGCTCCTAGACCGCCCCGACCTCTTCGCAGACGAACGGTACGCGACGGATGCCGGGCGAATGGCGGACGCAGAGAAATTAACCGGGCTGTTCGAGGAGTGGCTTTCGACCGTCCCCACAGAAAAAGCGGTTGAGACGCTGAACGCCCACAACATCCCCGCAGCGCGGTCACAAACCATCGCAGAGGCCGCGGCGATGGAGCAGTACGCCCACCGCGACACGTTCGTCACGATAGACCACGAGCGCTTTGGAGAACTGTCGTTGACGGCGTCACCTCTCTCACTGTCGCGCGATGAGATTTCGATTCGCCGTCCGGCTCCCAGACTCGGCGAACACAGCCGCGAGCTACTCGCTGAACTCTACGACGAAGAGACGGTCGAGAAACTATTTACGGACGGCGTCATCCACGAATCGGGTTAA
- a CDS encoding MaoC/PaaZ C-terminal domain-containing protein codes for MRELAVGDEGPTIRVDDLSRPDFVRYAGASGDFNPIHYDEPHATSAGNKSVFGQGMLTAGILSNVLTEWFDIGCITRFETRFTGQVWPGDSVIATGEVVAVSEDPPSGYELSLTAETDDGRTVITGSATVEQTD; via the coding sequence ATGCGTGAGTTGGCTGTCGGTGACGAGGGGCCAACAATTCGCGTCGATGATCTCTCTCGTCCGGATTTCGTCCGGTATGCGGGCGCGAGCGGCGACTTCAACCCGATTCACTACGACGAACCGCATGCAACCAGCGCCGGAAACAAGAGCGTGTTCGGTCAGGGCATGCTGACCGCCGGGATTCTCTCGAATGTGCTCACCGAATGGTTCGATATTGGTTGTATCACGCGCTTTGAAACGCGCTTTACTGGCCAAGTGTGGCCGGGCGACTCGGTCATCGCAACCGGCGAAGTCGTGGCAGTCTCCGAAGACCCTCCCTCGGGCTACGAACTCTCGCTCACTGCGGAAACCGACGATGGGCGAACCGTCATCACGGGAAGCGCGACGGTTGAGCAGACGGATTAA
- a CDS encoding FAS1-like dehydratase domain-containing protein, translating to MPTKALETLKSLVGETRETVQEFRVERGKIVEFAAAIHATNPIHTDVQAAREQGYADVVAPLTFAKTSYFPHNRPEGIDENLGFDLGFEPSRIVHGEQAFEYERPLVAGDVLNGETTLTDVYQRESNRAGTMTFACYETRFVDRDGDLVLTSETTRIETGQAISEADDA from the coding sequence ATGCCTACTAAAGCGCTCGAAACGCTCAAATCACTCGTCGGGGAAACCCGCGAGACGGTACAGGAGTTTCGCGTCGAACGCGGAAAAATCGTCGAATTCGCAGCGGCGATTCACGCAACGAATCCGATTCACACGGACGTCCAGGCGGCCCGCGAGCAGGGGTATGCTGACGTGGTCGCACCGCTCACGTTCGCAAAGACCTCCTACTTCCCACACAACCGTCCGGAGGGAATCGACGAAAATCTCGGCTTCGACCTCGGTTTCGAGCCGTCGCGCATCGTCCACGGCGAACAGGCGTTCGAGTACGAACGACCCCTCGTCGCCGGAGACGTGTTAAACGGAGAGACGACGCTCACCGACGTGTACCAACGCGAGAGCAACCGTGCGGGGACGATGACCTTTGCGTGCTACGAAACTCGGTTCGTAGACCGCGACGGAGATCTCGTTCTCACAAGCGAAACTACCCGCATCGAAACGGGACAGGCCATCTCGGAGGCCGACGATGCGTGA
- the rdfA gene encoding rod-determining factor RdfA, with protein MNDDIPATRYKVGRVLAEYDLPQLAEELPSRWLGENGDQQSLRSLAHQINRRILEAAMVEAGMTPLEGEVANYYRLLTDTDVSSGDRTQAQRSLERDGVDVETVLNDFVTHQAVHTFLQKYHDVERAVTKKDPRETIERLRGRIQAVTRDAVESSRTEDSMSFEDFLVVANIEVICKVCGERVEASEVLSGATCSCGQTPFSAE; from the coding sequence ATGAACGACGACATCCCCGCCACGCGATATAAAGTCGGGCGGGTGTTGGCCGAGTACGACCTTCCGCAGTTAGCTGAAGAACTGCCAAGCCGCTGGCTTGGAGAAAACGGCGACCAGCAAAGCCTCCGGTCACTCGCTCATCAAATCAACCGACGCATTCTCGAAGCAGCGATGGTAGAGGCTGGGATGACGCCGCTCGAAGGCGAGGTGGCGAACTATTACCGACTCCTCACAGACACCGACGTGAGCAGCGGTGACCGGACGCAGGCACAGCGTTCGCTCGAACGCGATGGCGTCGACGTCGAGACCGTTTTGAACGACTTCGTCACCCACCAAGCGGTACATACGTTCCTCCAGAAGTACCACGACGTAGAGCGAGCGGTGACAAAAAAAGATCCTCGAGAGACAATCGAACGGTTGCGTGGCCGAATACAGGCGGTCACCCGAGACGCCGTCGAGAGTTCACGCACCGAGGATTCTATGAGTTTTGAGGACTTCCTCGTCGTCGCCAACATCGAAGTGATCTGCAAAGTGTGTGGTGAGCGCGTCGAAGCGAGCGAGGTTCTTTCAGGGGCGACCTGTAGCTGCGGTCAGACGCCGTTCTCTGCCGAGTGA
- a CDS encoding archaea-specific SMC-related protein yields MTWKLTITNIAGIRTGKATIEPGINAVRGSNWQGKSSLLTAIETAMGTETVLTEGETSGDVTLETKEKTARVDLTRENGTVVSQGTPYLTTEQQQTAARLYAFLDEDNAVRQAVRNGENMEAVLMRPLDFENIDEQIATLKAERNQVEAELERAESASNKLPQVEQQIASIEDELDSLRRKRSDLGDGQTEGDDGKRDELANAKAERDRVENQIDRLERTVERTEEKLAEIREQRDELTIPETPDDLEAELETHREQYEQRRRDAELLQSVYAPTKRILDENRLDLITEVTHELAADSATCWTCGTDATRAAFDEHVDKLQSRVASLWEAANEHEAQFNELQSRKEELREAQQRVADLEDQRADLERRLEERTASLKTAESRLTELESNIESLSEAVKEDDDKLADVDGEIKYAEARLEDAREQRETLETQAQQKDTLQAECDRIDEEIVSLRTRKEALKQRTREAFEAAMQELIPRFAVGFETARLTSTFDLVVARDGREASLDALSEGEVELLGLVAALAGYEAFDVADTVPIMLVDNLGGLADENLQTLVEYLESRATYLVVTTYPEHSSFEGHTINPGEWTVVSPQSP; encoded by the coding sequence ATGACTTGGAAACTTACGATTACGAACATCGCAGGTATTCGCACAGGAAAGGCAACCATCGAACCCGGAATCAACGCGGTTCGCGGCTCGAACTGGCAAGGAAAGTCGAGTCTCCTCACCGCAATCGAGACTGCGATGGGGACGGAGACGGTGTTGACCGAAGGCGAGACTTCAGGCGACGTGACGCTCGAAACCAAGGAGAAAACCGCCCGCGTTGACCTCACCCGAGAGAACGGGACTGTCGTGAGTCAGGGAACCCCGTATCTCACCACCGAACAACAGCAAACTGCCGCCCGCCTCTATGCGTTTCTCGACGAGGATAACGCGGTCAGACAGGCGGTCAGAAACGGCGAAAACATGGAAGCCGTCCTGATGCGCCCGCTCGATTTCGAGAACATAGACGAGCAGATTGCGACGCTCAAAGCAGAACGCAATCAGGTCGAAGCCGAACTGGAGCGCGCAGAATCCGCCTCGAACAAACTGCCCCAGGTCGAACAGCAGATTGCGAGTATCGAAGACGAACTTGATTCACTGCGGCGCAAGCGAAGTGACCTCGGAGATGGACAGACCGAAGGAGACGATGGCAAACGCGACGAGCTTGCGAACGCAAAAGCAGAGCGCGACCGCGTCGAAAACCAGATCGACCGCCTCGAACGGACGGTCGAACGAACCGAAGAAAAGCTCGCTGAGATACGCGAGCAACGAGACGAACTCACGATTCCAGAGACGCCAGACGACCTCGAAGCGGAACTCGAAACCCACCGCGAACAGTACGAACAACGGCGTCGTGACGCAGAGTTGTTGCAGTCGGTGTACGCGCCAACGAAGCGAATTCTCGACGAAAACCGCCTTGACCTCATTACCGAGGTCACCCACGAGTTGGCAGCAGACAGCGCCACCTGTTGGACGTGTGGCACCGACGCGACCCGTGCTGCGTTCGACGAGCACGTAGACAAGCTCCAATCGCGCGTGGCGAGCCTCTGGGAGGCAGCAAACGAACACGAAGCGCAGTTCAACGAACTCCAATCTCGGAAAGAAGAGCTCCGCGAGGCACAACAGCGCGTCGCAGACTTAGAAGACCAGCGTGCAGACTTAGAGCGCAGACTTGAAGAGCGGACGGCAAGCCTCAAAACGGCCGAATCTCGCCTTACAGAACTCGAATCGAACATCGAGTCGCTCTCTGAGGCCGTCAAAGAAGACGACGACAAACTGGCTGACGTGGACGGTGAAATCAAGTACGCAGAAGCGCGCCTCGAAGATGCACGTGAACAGCGAGAGACGCTCGAAACGCAGGCACAGCAAAAGGACACCTTGCAAGCAGAGTGCGACCGAATCGACGAGGAGATCGTCTCCCTTCGCACGCGAAAAGAAGCGTTGAAACAGCGCACCCGAGAGGCGTTCGAGGCGGCGATGCAGGAACTCATCCCGCGTTTTGCGGTCGGGTTCGAAACCGCACGGCTGACCAGCACCTTCGATTTGGTCGTCGCCCGCGACGGGCGCGAGGCGAGTCTCGATGCCCTGAGCGAGGGCGAGGTCGAACTACTCGGATTGGTGGCCGCGCTTGCGGGCTACGAAGCGTTCGATGTCGCGGACACGGTTCCCATCATGCTCGTGGACAATCTCGGCGGGCTTGCGGACGAAAACCTCCAAACGCTCGTCGAGTATCTCGAATCACGGGCAACATATCTGGTGGTCACGACCTACCCCGAACACTCCTCGTTCGAGGGACACACCATTAACCCCGGCGAGTGGACTGTCGTGTCTCCACAATCACCGTAA
- the rdfA gene encoding rod-determining factor RdfA produces MATQTRCKLDIVAERYDLDAALLRYGSLDEHLLTRWTGADGNEPAGYRSLAKWFNLRLLTRVYDEHGREVTGSRVESDYAALTGGDDIVREEVLDDMRADGINADLLEADLISWSTMRQHLKECLSGTKPIETAKTEWEQKSVNVAKHVSASKVSEALSSLDTKQRLPGASTAEVEMQVLLSCPHCMTRIPFEDALDRGFICKDHLQASVASE; encoded by the coding sequence CATTGTTGCCGAGAGATATGATTTAGATGCGGCTCTCCTTCGGTACGGGTCGCTTGACGAGCATTTGCTGACGAGGTGGACTGGTGCGGACGGCAATGAGCCTGCAGGCTATCGCAGCCTTGCAAAGTGGTTCAACTTACGACTGCTCACGCGCGTCTACGACGAACATGGCAGAGAGGTGACCGGCTCACGAGTCGAGAGCGATTATGCGGCGCTCACGGGGGGAGACGACATTGTCCGCGAGGAGGTGCTTGATGACATGCGCGCAGATGGCATCAATGCAGACCTGCTCGAAGCCGACCTCATCTCGTGGAGTACGATGCGCCAACACCTGAAAGAGTGTCTCTCTGGGACGAAGCCGATTGAAACGGCCAAAACTGAGTGGGAGCAAAAAAGCGTCAACGTGGCAAAGCACGTAAGCGCTTCGAAGGTCAGCGAAGCGCTCAGTTCGCTCGATACGAAACAGCGCTTGCCCGGGGCGTCTACCGCCGAAGTCGAAATGCAGGTGTTGCTGAGCTGTCCACACTGCATGACGCGCATCCCCTTTGAGGATGCCTTAGACCGCGGATTCATCTGCAAAGACCACCTGCAAGCCTCTGTCGCCTCAGAATAA